The window CGGCATCGTCCCTCTGCGACGAGGTGGATCTTGGTGGCGAAGCCTCCCCGGGAGCGCCCCAGGCACTCGCCGAGCTGACCAGCTCCGCCAGCCGGACGGCCAGTCTCCGCAGCACCGGATCGACCCGGTTCGTCCCCCTGTCGGCCCCCTTTTGAGGAGCTGCGGCAGGCGGCGCTTTCCTCGCGCCGGGGGCATGCCGATGGGCCCGCACTGCGGTGGAGTCCACCGACACGTCCCGGTCGATCCGCCTCTCAGCGTCCTCGGCAGCCTGGACACGGGACAGCAGCATCGTCCATGTCCCGTCCGCTGACCAGCGACGATGACGTTTGTAGACCGTCTCCCACGGCCCGAACCGTTCGGGCAGATCCCGCCACTGCACACCCGTCCGCACCCAGTACAGCACCCCGTTGATCACCCTCCGGTGATCACTCCACCGACCCCCACGCGCACCACCACGAGGCAGGAACGACTCCAGTCGATCCCACTCCGCATTCGTCAGATCCCCACGCCCCATAGACCCAGCCTGACCCCAACACCCCACCTACGTCCGGAGATCCGAGAAACAGTGCCTGGTGCTTCAGGCCCTGGATGCACCGGTACTTGACCGTGGCAGCCCGGTCTCTCGCCCCATGGTTCGCGTCGAGAGGGTCACCAGCACGGGGCTCGTGCCACTCTCGTGCCACAACGGGCGGGGAACCAAGGGGAATCGCGGTGCGTACGGGTCCACGCCGCCCAATCCATCCAAGGCGGGGAATCCACAGGTCAGGCCGACGATCGCCCCACCACGCCCCTGAAGCGGATGTCGCAGGTTCGAGTCCTGCCGGGGCCCCAGCGCAAAGGGCCCGGACCGATCACGCTCCGAGGCCTATGGAGAACAGTTCGGTGTCACATGAGCGGCCGGTCCCGCCGACCAGGCAGGGACCGGCCGTCGTCCGCAGGGATGCACTCCCCTGGTCAGTGGGTGAAGGGGCCGCCGAGCGTGGTGTAGGACAGTTTGAGCGAGATCACGGTGTACGACTTCGAGCCGGTGCCGATGGTCCCGGACGTCGAGCCCTTCAGCATGTGGACAAGGCCCGACCGGGTGTTGTCCAGCCAGTCGTTCGTGTCCACCATGAGGTCGGCGCGGCCGTCCCGGGTGTAGTCGGTGAGCTTGAGGTTCCGTCCGAAGTAGTCGTCGTTCTCGACGGCGCCCGCGATACCGGAGGTGTTCTGGTCGTACGCCTTGGCTCCGCTGCCGGACAGACCCCCTGCACGGCCGAGCAGCACCGTGACCATGCCGGCCTGGCGCTTGCCCGCCAAGTCCTCGCCGGGGGCCCCGATGGCGAGGTCCGCGTATCCGTCGCCGTTGACGTCGCCGGCGGCGACGGCGGCGCCGAAGTAGTCCTCGTTCTCCGAAGAGCCGGGAACGCCCGCCGTGTCCTGTGTGAACTTCAGCGGTTTGCGAGCCGTGTTCGGCCCGGCGGAGCCGCCGTACTGGACTGTGACGTAGCCCCGTTCCCCGTCCGGCCGCTCGTAGCCGCGGCCGATGGCGAGGTCGCCGTAGCCGTCCTTGTCGAAGTCGCCGATGGTGGTTATGGGGCCGCCGCCGATCTGGTGGCCGCCGTCGTCGGGCACGCGCATCTCGCCCGTGCGCCGGGTGAAATCGCTGCCTCCGCGGTGGAAGTAGGCCCGCAGGTCCACGTCGTCGTAGCCGTCTTGGAGATCTCGGCCAAGAATGTACAGGTCAGTGGCGGCATCGGCGGTGACCCGGCCTGCCACCAGCTGGGAGGCGTCCAGATAGCCGTAGCCGCCGCCGAGGGACTGCCAGCCGCCGCGTCCGC is drawn from Streptomyces sp. NBC_01717 and contains these coding sequences:
- a CDS encoding FG-GAP and VCBS repeat-containing protein; this encodes MRVTRTVLATATVLAAAVCGPLLAAPSAVAASAKPADDFNGDGYRDFVMLGGAHGKDGRVTVVYGTSTGPGTRVQTIHQDSPGIPGAVEQGDDWGFAATSADLDRDGYADLVVASPGEDVGDIQGRGGLTVVWGGAKGLGSGTVFHSPVAPEYPGQGDRFGLDVVAGDFDGDGDQDLTALSGSRAGVVLLEGPFTRTGGRGGWQSLGGGYGYLDASQLVAGRVTADAATDLYILGRDLQDGYDDVDLRAYFHRGGSDFTRRTGEMRVPDDGGHQIGGGPITTIGDFDKDGYGDLAIGRGYERPDGERGYVTVQYGGSAGPNTARKPLKFTQDTAGVPGSSENEDYFGAAVAAGDVNGDGYADLAIGAPGEDLAGKRQAGMVTVLLGRAGGLSGSGAKAYDQNTSGIAGAVENDDYFGRNLKLTDYTRDGRADLMVDTNDWLDNTRSGLVHMLKGSTSGTIGTGSKSYTVISLKLSYTTLGGPFTH